TGCATCTTTTAATAACACTATAATCACTATTAGTGATAAACAAGGCAATACTCTGGGGTGGACTACAGCTGGAGGCTCTGGTTTTCGTGGATCTCGCAAATCTACACCATTTGCTGCACAAATAGCAGCAGAACGGTGCGCTGAAATAGTTCAAGAATATGGAGTAAAAAATTTAGAAGTTATGGTTAAAGGACCTGGACCAGGACGTGAATCTGCAGTACGAGCATTAAACGCATCAGGGTTCAATATTACTAGTATTACTGATGTTACTCCAATCCCTCATAATGGTTGCCGTCCTTCCAAAAAACGTCGTGTCTGAAAGACACGACCAATGTTATTTTTAAGGAAATCAAATGTATGGCAAAATATTTAGGACCTAAACTGAAACTCAGTCGTCGTGAAGGAACAGACCTTTTTTTAAAATCTGGAATTCGTCCAATTGATTCCAAATGTAAATCTGAACAACCTCCAGGGCAACATAATATACGTAAATCTCGGTTTTCAGATTATGGAATACAGTTACGAGAAAAACAAAAAGTTAGGCGTATATATGGTATTTTAGAGCATCAATTCTCCAATTACTATAAGAAAGCTACGCGCATTAAAGGAAATACCGGTGAAAATTTACTTAAATTATTAGAAAGTAGATTAGATAATATTA
This region of Candidatus Blochmannia vicinus genomic DNA includes:
- the rpsK gene encoding 30S ribosomal protein S11 → MIKSSNLRARRRLKKQILDGIAHIHASFNNTIITISDKQGNTLGWTTAGGSGFRGSRKSTPFAAQIAAERCAEIVQEYGVKNLEVMVKGPGPGRESAVRALNASGFNITSITDVTPIPHNGCRPSKKRRV